Proteins from a genomic interval of Diaminobutyricimonas aerilata:
- the treZ gene encoding malto-oligosyltrehalose trehalohydrolase codes for MTYEVWAPRVTRVAVQLDGTRHDLEAVGDGWWAGAADLPVQAGIDYGYLLDDDERPLPDPRSRRQPAGVHELSRTVDLAEHPWQDASWTGRQLAGGLIYELHLGTFTPEGTLDSAIERLDHLVDLGVDFVELLPVNAVNGTHNWGYDGVLWYAVTENYGGPAAYQRFVDACHARGLAVIQDVVYNHLGPSGNYLPRFGPYLREASRNTWGDSVDFSLEPVRRFVVDNALMWMRDLHVDGLRLDAVHALLDDSPTHILQQLAEETDALSAHLGRPLTLIAESDMNDPKLISAREAGGYGLTAQWSDDWHHSVHVALTGETTGYYEDFEPIDALVKTSTKGFFHDGTYSSFRERDHGHPIDPHIPAFRLVTFAQDHDQIGNRATGDRLSETLDERGLALSALLTLTAASTPMLFMGEEWGASTPWQFFTSHPEPDLGKATAEGRIAEFEKMGWDPDVVPDPQDPATFERSKLDWSEPYPDAGESAHVRLLDLYRSLARLRREVPELTDPRFPTLSATASEDPRWFRLVRAGIEAGDVEVIVNFGDGEQRFDADGEILLATSDARLDDDGLVLAPRSGAVIRRIDPTVAR; via the coding sequence ATGACGTACGAGGTGTGGGCGCCGCGCGTGACGCGTGTCGCCGTCCAACTGGACGGCACCCGGCACGATCTCGAGGCCGTCGGCGACGGCTGGTGGGCCGGAGCCGCCGACCTGCCCGTGCAGGCCGGCATCGACTACGGCTACCTGCTCGACGACGACGAGCGACCGCTGCCGGACCCGCGCTCACGTCGTCAGCCTGCAGGGGTGCATGAGCTGAGCCGCACCGTCGACCTCGCCGAGCACCCCTGGCAGGACGCGTCGTGGACGGGCCGGCAGCTCGCCGGCGGACTCATCTACGAACTGCACCTGGGCACGTTCACCCCCGAGGGCACCCTCGACTCGGCGATCGAGCGCCTCGACCACCTCGTCGACCTCGGAGTCGACTTCGTCGAACTGCTGCCGGTGAACGCCGTCAACGGCACCCACAACTGGGGTTACGACGGCGTGCTGTGGTACGCCGTGACCGAGAACTACGGCGGTCCCGCCGCGTATCAGCGCTTCGTCGACGCGTGCCACGCCCGCGGCCTCGCGGTCATCCAGGACGTCGTGTACAACCACCTCGGACCGAGCGGCAACTACCTGCCGCGATTCGGCCCCTACCTGCGCGAGGCGAGCCGGAACACCTGGGGCGACTCGGTCGACTTCAGTCTCGAGCCGGTGCGACGTTTCGTGGTCGACAACGCGCTCATGTGGATGCGCGACCTCCACGTCGACGGCCTGCGTCTCGATGCCGTCCACGCGCTGCTCGACGACTCCCCCACGCACATCCTCCAGCAGCTCGCCGAGGAGACCGACGCGCTGTCGGCGCACCTCGGCCGGCCGCTGACCCTCATCGCCGAGTCGGACATGAACGACCCCAAGCTCATCAGCGCGCGTGAGGCCGGCGGATACGGGCTCACCGCCCAGTGGAGCGACGACTGGCACCACTCCGTGCACGTCGCCCTGACCGGCGAGACGACCGGCTACTACGAGGACTTCGAGCCGATCGACGCGCTCGTGAAGACCTCGACGAAGGGGTTCTTCCACGACGGCACCTACTCGTCGTTCCGGGAACGCGACCACGGGCATCCGATCGACCCGCACATCCCGGCCTTCCGTCTCGTCACGTTCGCCCAGGATCACGACCAGATCGGCAACCGGGCGACCGGCGACCGGTTGAGCGAGACGCTCGACGAGCGGGGACTCGCCCTCTCGGCCCTGCTCACCCTCACCGCCGCGTCGACCCCGATGCTCTTCATGGGCGAGGAATGGGGCGCATCGACGCCCTGGCAGTTCTTCACCTCGCACCCCGAACCGGATCTGGGCAAGGCGACCGCCGAAGGGCGCATCGCCGAGTTCGAGAAGATGGGCTGGGATCCCGACGTGGTGCCCGACCCGCAGGACCCGGCGACGTTCGAGCGTTCCAAGCTCGACTGGTCGGAGCCGTACCCCGACGCCGGGGAATCGGCGCACGTGCGGTTGCTCGATCTCTACCGGTCGCTCGCGCGACTGCGCCGCGAGGTGCCCGAGCTCACCGATCCGCGCTTCCCGACCCTGTCGGCGACGGCGAGCGAGGACCCGCGCTGGTTCCGGCTCGTGCGCGCCGGCATCGAGGCGGGCGACGTCGAGGTCATAGTCAACTTCGGCGACGGCGAGCAGCGGTTCGACGCCGACGGCGAGATCCTGCTCGCGACCTCGGACGCGCGCCTGGACGACGACGGGCTCGTGCTCGCACCGCGCTCCGGCGCGGTGATCCGCCGCATCGACCCGACGGTCGCCCGCTGA